In one Excalfactoria chinensis isolate bCotChi1 chromosome 17, bCotChi1.hap2, whole genome shotgun sequence genomic region, the following are encoded:
- the LOC140259877 gene encoding urotensin-2 receptor-like: protein MEPNGTAAAGDNGTAGGGGPPEGGPLLIPSDFGTVLSVMYVAGVAGNVYTLVVMCHSARCAAPMYSSIVSLALADLLYLSTIPFIVCTYLAQDWYFGDLGCRILLSLDLLTMHASIFTLTLMCTERYLAVTRPLDTLKRSRGYRKVTAGAVWSVSLLLTLPMMLMVTLTEGSKAEGKVKRMCAPTWSMDAYRTYLTVLFSTSIMAPGIIIGFLYTRLARTYLESQRNPPHKEKSKRSPRQKVLIMIFSIVLVFWACFLPFWIWQLVRLYSSPLQLTTQTQKCINYLVTCLTYSNSCINPFLYTLLTKNYREYLRNRHRNFYRFTSSFRKRGSNLQCSWGRSMSSSNQYDYSSEALGMATLKDK from the coding sequence aTGGAGCCCAACgggacggcggcggcgggggaCAACGGGACGGCGGGCGGTGGCGGCCCCCCCGAGGGCGGCCCTCTGCTCATCCCGTCGGACTTCGGGACGGTGCTGTCGGTGATGTACGTGGCCGGGGTGGCGGGCAACGTGTACACGCTGGTGGTGATGTGCCACTCGGCGCGCTGCGCCGCCCCCATGTACAGCTCCATCGTCAGCCTGGCCCTGGCCGACCTGCTCTACCTCTCCACCATCCCCTTCATCGTCTGCACCTACCTGGCCCAGGACTGGTACTTTGGAGACCTGGGGTGCCGCATCCTGCTCAGCCTGGACCTGCTCACCATGCACGCCAGCATCTTCACCCTCACCTTGATGTGCACCGAGCGCTACCTGGCTGTCACGCGGCCCCTGGACACCCTGAAGCGCTCACGCGGATACAGGAAGGTGACGGCGGGCGCCGTCTGGTCGGTGTCGCTGCTCCTCACGCTGCCCATGATGCTGATGGTCACCCTGACCGAGGGGAGCAAGGCGGAGGGCAAGGTGAAGAGGATGTGCGCGCCCACCTGGAGCATGGACGCCTACCGGACCTACCTGACGGTGCTGTTCAGTACCAGCATCATGGCCCCGGGCATCATCATCGGCTTCCTCTACACGCGCCTGGCCAGGACCTACCTGGAGTCCCAGAGGAACCCGCCCCACAAGGAGAAGAGCAAGAGGTCCCCGCGGCAGAAGGTCCTCATCATGATATTCAGCATCGTGCTGGTCTTCTGGGCCTGCTTCCTGCCTTTTTGGATCTGGCAGCTGGTGCGACTCTACAGCAGCCCGTTGCAGCTCACCACCCAAACCCAAAAGTGCATTAACTACCTGGTGACCTGCCTGACCTACAGCAACAGCTGCATCAACCCTTTCCTCTACACCCTGCTCACCAAAAACTACCGGGAGTACCTGCGCAACAGGCACCGCAACTTCTACCGCTTCACCTCCTCCTTTCGCAAGAGGGGCTCCAACCTGCAGTGCTCCTGGGGACGCTCCATGTCCTCCAGCAACCAATACGACTACAGCTCGGAGGCGCTGGGCATGGCGACGCTGAAGGACaagtga